In one window of Rhodoglobus vestalii DNA:
- a CDS encoding GntR family transcriptional regulator, with the protein MTSASGPGEVILSTFLTLNCGGHPLAGRILSICSTPSLHTRETITLTPEDPMPPDEITGTVDSSLDIRDALKQAIANGEYAPGVKLVERELTLRYGIGRTGVRDAIRHLAAQGIVELTENRGARVSELSYAEAIDMYQVRGVLEGLAGELFAVRGTAHEKMQFAESLEPVRHAIESSDITGALVASDVYYAHLLEGARNTELHEIIERLHVRINQIRRVSLSVESQSKPTIDALQRIVNAVLAGDPTDARNACIEHVKSSAAATLPAMARTPERPSR; encoded by the coding sequence GTGACCAGTGCGTCTGGGCCGGGTGAAGTAATTTTGTCGACATTTTTGACCCTCAACTGCGGTGGACACCCGCTCGCCGGCCGCATCCTCTCGATATGCTCGACTCCAAGCCTTCACACTAGAGAAACAATCACGCTAACTCCGGAGGACCCCATGCCGCCAGACGAGATCACGGGCACCGTTGACTCTTCCCTTGATATTCGCGACGCCCTCAAACAGGCCATTGCGAACGGTGAGTACGCGCCGGGGGTCAAACTCGTCGAGCGAGAACTCACCCTGCGCTATGGCATCGGCCGCACCGGCGTCCGCGACGCGATACGACACCTAGCCGCCCAAGGAATCGTTGAGCTCACTGAAAATCGTGGTGCACGAGTAAGCGAGTTGAGCTACGCCGAGGCCATCGACATGTACCAAGTGCGTGGAGTGCTCGAAGGCTTGGCCGGTGAACTCTTCGCGGTGCGCGGTACTGCTCACGAAAAAATGCAATTCGCTGAATCTCTCGAGCCAGTGCGCCACGCCATCGAGTCTTCCGACATCACCGGCGCACTCGTTGCAAGCGACGTCTACTACGCGCACCTGCTGGAGGGTGCCCGCAACACAGAACTCCACGAGATCATCGAAAGGCTGCACGTACGCATTAATCAGATTCGGCGTGTCTCGCTTTCTGTTGAATCGCAGTCCAAGCCAACGATTGATGCCCTCCAGAGAATCGTCAACGCTGTACTCGCCGGCGACCCCACCGACGCACGAAACGCGTGCATAGAACACGTCAAATCTTCGGCAGCCGCAACACTCCCGGCCATGGCCCGAACACCCGAACGTCCTTCGCGTTGA
- a CDS encoding dihydrodipicolinate synthase family protein yields MSKLPKVTGRDMRGVMSYPPTPALPGADEVEAQDTVDLVETERMIKALMADGVDAIALNGTLGEMATLTLDEWKAFAECAVQTAHSVNPDFPIFVGATTLSTRETIARTRFLSGIGATGTLLGRPMWGEMVAPVMDKFYRDVAEAVPEMAMVVYDNTAAFGGIIPRSVYRTLIELPQVVAVKYAGGASVGFRYHNDMAHTGTRFPLMPIETDWFPAWEMYGEELVGMAWSSTTAMGPGPVLHLRDALQQGRVEDARWLTERLRWAHEPFIVGQDFFEFAKYNIPLEKIRVNEAGYIHVGKSRVPYTEDLVPQKHWDSTLEHVERYKQIITEIETRMGARNK; encoded by the coding sequence ATGAGCAAGCTTCCTAAAGTTACAGGTCGCGACATGCGAGGCGTCATGTCGTATCCTCCTACTCCGGCTCTCCCTGGTGCCGACGAGGTAGAAGCGCAGGACACGGTCGACCTGGTCGAGACCGAGCGCATGATTAAGGCGCTCATGGCAGACGGTGTTGACGCAATTGCGCTCAACGGAACCCTCGGCGAGATGGCAACACTGACGCTCGACGAGTGGAAGGCATTCGCTGAGTGCGCCGTACAGACCGCTCACTCGGTCAACCCCGACTTCCCGATCTTCGTCGGTGCGACCACGTTGAGTACTCGCGAAACCATTGCGCGTACGCGGTTCCTCTCGGGCATTGGTGCTACCGGTACGTTGCTTGGCCGTCCTATGTGGGGCGAAATGGTCGCCCCCGTTATGGATAAGTTTTACCGTGACGTCGCTGAGGCTGTTCCTGAGATGGCGATGGTTGTCTACGACAACACTGCAGCTTTCGGTGGAATCATTCCTCGCTCGGTCTACCGAACCCTCATCGAACTGCCTCAGGTGGTTGCGGTGAAGTACGCCGGTGGCGCGTCTGTTGGTTTCCGTTACCACAACGACATGGCTCACACCGGAACTCGCTTCCCGCTCATGCCGATCGAGACCGACTGGTTCCCCGCCTGGGAGATGTACGGTGAAGAACTCGTCGGTATGGCCTGGTCCTCAACGACCGCGATGGGTCCGGGTCCCGTTCTGCACCTGCGTGACGCTTTGCAACAGGGACGTGTAGAAGATGCACGCTGGCTGACCGAGCGTCTGCGTTGGGCTCACGAGCCCTTCATTGTTGGGCAGGACTTCTTTGAGTTCGCGAAATACAACATCCCGCTCGAGAAGATCCGTGTGAACGAAGCTGGCTACATCCACGTCGGCAAGAGCCGCGTTCCCTACACCGAGGACCTCGTTCCTCAGAAGCACTGGGACAGCACGCTTGAGCACGTCGAGCGCTACAAGCAGATCATCACTGAGATCGAAACGCGCATGGGTGCCCGCAACAAGTAG
- a CDS encoding aromatic ring-hydroxylating oxygenase subunit alpha, translating into MEARLRDIREGIDHGRFPAYVFNDQEIFDLEQEKLFGQAWTFLAHESEIPKPGDYVTRYIGNNNLIVARDEHGEIHANLNMCRHRGNMMCKSEMGNASHFRCSYHGWVYKNSGELIGVPYLAEGYEGKLKRKDWGLVKARIDTYEGLVFGTFNEDASSLEDYLGGFQFYLDLYLKQGPNGSEVHGPPDHWITETDWKIAAENFAGDGYHTPVAHQFGFNLGYFPSSGATHSQGWAASIPGKGHGIGLGHTPGFTPFAGFPDALTAEIKKSLTPDQVEVFSNTRTAVGTVFPNLSFLMQPFSLIPGETGVRFVTMRLYHPIGPGKCEMYSWCLVPKDASDEYKEAAYQAYTLTFAQAGTFEQDDLENWARLTRMAKSSAAKGIEFPYLMGMETERDEDFRGPGHVVKPYVNDSNFRNLWGRWADYLLGEA; encoded by the coding sequence ATGGAAGCACGCCTACGCGATATCCGAGAGGGTATCGATCACGGTCGCTTTCCCGCATATGTGTTCAACGATCAGGAGATATTCGATCTTGAGCAGGAGAAACTTTTCGGGCAAGCCTGGACGTTCCTCGCTCACGAGTCGGAGATTCCGAAGCCGGGCGACTATGTCACTCGCTACATCGGGAACAACAATCTGATTGTCGCGCGTGACGAACATGGAGAGATTCACGCGAATCTCAACATGTGTCGTCATCGCGGAAACATGATGTGCAAATCGGAGATGGGCAACGCCTCGCACTTCCGTTGCTCGTATCACGGTTGGGTCTACAAAAACTCTGGTGAACTCATCGGTGTGCCCTACCTAGCTGAAGGTTATGAAGGCAAGTTAAAGAGAAAGGACTGGGGCCTCGTCAAGGCACGCATCGACACCTATGAGGGCTTGGTGTTCGGTACATTCAACGAGGACGCTTCGTCGCTCGAAGATTATCTTGGCGGGTTCCAGTTCTACCTCGACCTCTATCTCAAGCAGGGCCCGAATGGCAGCGAAGTTCATGGCCCACCGGACCACTGGATCACCGAGACTGACTGGAAGATCGCGGCCGAGAACTTTGCGGGCGATGGATACCACACGCCGGTAGCCCATCAGTTCGGATTCAACCTTGGCTACTTCCCCTCTTCTGGGGCAACGCACAGTCAAGGCTGGGCTGCCAGCATACCGGGCAAGGGCCACGGAATCGGGCTCGGTCACACTCCCGGTTTCACACCGTTTGCAGGGTTCCCCGACGCCCTCACCGCTGAGATAAAGAAGAGCCTTACTCCCGATCAGGTCGAAGTGTTTAGTAACACTCGCACCGCAGTCGGAACGGTTTTCCCGAATCTTTCGTTCTTGATGCAACCCTTCAGCCTGATTCCCGGTGAGACCGGAGTACGTTTCGTCACGATGCGGCTCTATCACCCCATCGGTCCGGGCAAATGTGAGATGTACTCCTGGTGTCTCGTGCCGAAGGATGCGTCCGACGAATATAAGGAAGCGGCATATCAGGCCTACACGTTGACCTTCGCGCAGGCGGGTACTTTCGAGCAAGACGATTTGGAAAACTGGGCGCGACTGACCCGCATGGCAAAATCATCGGCGGCAAAGGGCATCGAGTTCCCCTACCTGATGGGTATGGAAACTGAACGCGATGAAGACTTCCGGGGCCCCGGCCACGTTGTCAAGCCATATGTAAATGACTCCAACTTTCGAAACCTCTGGGGCCGTTGGGCTGACTACCTCCTTGGGGAGGCATAA